tactattataataataataataataataataataataataataataatattgatagaacgtccttaatttttaaaaaaaaaacacttttaaaattatttgtataATTTAATCGTGCTTTTACTTTTTTgcattaaacttaaaaaaaagcaATACGCGTCATCTCACGGATGACTGTGAACCATTGCATTTCATTGCATTTGTCCCGACCGTTTTTAAGTAAAGATAATTAAAGCCACGTCCCTCGTACTGTGCAAAAAGAGATAAATCATTAGTTTAATTTATAGTTAACCGTCGTAGAAGAGATTTTCCTACGAAGACACGTGTCCAATGACCATACACAGACGGGACTGATAAACCTAAATACGAAAATTCAATTCTCCCACACAAGTCAAGATCCTTAGATCCCAATTTACCGCTCAGAAGATCTTGACTGCATGAGATCGGCCCGAGAGCATAAATTCTTTGGATTGTTATTTACGATCCAAAAGATGAATCATTACATCCATTGAATCAACTTATATAATCTATCCTCTTATATGATGTATCCTTCGAATCGTAAATTATAATACAAAAGATCCTAACTGCATAGAACCGACACGAGAATACAAATTCTTTAAATCAACTTATACAATCTATCCTCTATATCATAATTTGTGATCGAGAGAGGATCCTGGCTGGCGGCACGATCCATCAGACAATTAATCGACTTAAATTCAACAAAATAGATTGCAGCAATATAACGAAAGAAGACAAAAAGAGAACAATAACGCCACTATCAATTGGCCTGCCAACCCCTCCAAAAGTCGTAGCCACGTGAATGTACAGCTGCATCTATGCGAACTTTATCTCTTTTCGAAACCTTGCGATCCACGCGTCCAATATCTTCACCGTTCGCCTgtaatatattatattttctatTAGAATGAATATCCACACGATCCCCCTGGGCCTTGTCTCGATCTACTGCGTTAGCATCAGCAGCGTCAGCGCCACGCAAGAAAAGAGATGGCCGAGTCGGATTGCCACACGCGATCCAACGGCGGAGAAACACTGCACCGCGGGCTGCAACGACCCGCCTTCCGCCGCCGATTGCAGCGTCGCCCCCGGCCCGCACCACCCCACCGGCTGGGTCAGGCCCGTCGTCATTCCCACCGGCGGAGCAGTCGGCGACTGCAGCGTTGGATCCGACGTCGCGTTCGACTGCATGgatacatgaaaaaaaaaaaatccaccaATTCAATTCAATCCAACGCTGACTCGTAAAAATCTGTAAGAACAGGGCCGGCTTTGGCTCTGTTAACCTGTGGCGGACTTGCGGCGGCGTTGGAGGTGGAGACGGACTTGGCGAGGCCGGCGTCGTAGTTCATGGTCTGGTCGGCGCGGTAGAGGCCGAAGGAGCGCTCGGAGGTGGGTCCCGGCTTCAGGCCCTCGTCGTAGAGCGAGAAGAGGTAGGTGTCCACAGACCGCCCCGGCATCAGCGGCGTCCCGGTCAGCGACCGCAGGTGGGCCACTAGGTTCCCGACGAATGCCTTGGCGTTGTCCACCGACGCCCCCACCTCGTCAGGGTCCCCCTTGTATGGCCACCCTGTCTCCGCCACCACTATCTCCACCTCCGGGAACCCCAGCGCGTTGATCGCCGATCGCACGGCGTCAACCTGCGCGTCGAACATGTTGGTGTAGGCGAGCTTCGACCCGCCGTCGACCCGGCCGGGGTTGGACTGGAAGAGACAGAAGGCCAGCGTCTCCGGCCGCGGATCGCTGGCGTAGGCGAAGTAGGGGTACGGGTTGATCATGAAGGGCGCACCGGAGTCCCGCAGGAAGCTCAGTATGCCTTTGAGAGTGTCGACGAATTCGGGGCGGAATGCGCCCGACGAAGGCGGGTCCGATTGGGACAGCACCGTCATAGAGTGGACGGTAGAGACCTTCACGGCGGAGGCGGCGGTCGAGGCAGAGAGGGCGTATAGTAGGTTCTGCATGGCCGGGAGAAGATTAGACGCGAGGGATGAGTCGCCGGAGTCGAGCGCCTCGTTGCCGACCGAGACGATGGAGATGGAGGACGCGCCGACGTAGGGGAACACGTTGGCTGATACCCAGCTGGCGGCGGCGGCTGGGTCGGAGGCGAGGGAGGCGACATCGGCGTTGGCGACGCCTATGACAAGAGAGATATTAGTGCCCGCGAAGGACTGGATGACTGCGGGATCAACGCCGTATAGACGGAGCTTGGAGATTGTCGTGGATTGCAGGAGAGCGGCCGTAACCGACGGCGGCGGGAGGTTGTCGGCCACCTGCCCGTAGTTAACCCCAATGAACGACTGGGATACTGCAAAAGATTTATCAGTAAAATAAATCCTTCCTTTTTGCCTTTCCCCCCCAAAAATCTCTGCAATGCTTTCGGCCTCTACGAAATTTAGAACTACTTTCCCTTTTGCTACATCTAAGAAGAGAAGGAATTCGAACTGTAGATATGAAATTAGGAGACAAATCATGACATCTCTGAACTCCGTGGTATTAAATCAGGGAATGCATAAGAACAGATTGATGATCAATCAACGAAATTATTAATCTACAGGCGACAAAAGGTAAAGGGGCTTACGTGCAGAAGGGAAGGTATGGAAGAGCGCaaagatgaggagaagaagatgcCGCTTCTCcatcagcagcagcaggaggtgGAGGTGAACAGCGAGACCTAGAAGCAGCAACAGGCAGTCCGATCTATTTGTAGTCTCCCTCAAATCTCAACTGTTTGAACTTCGAGGAAGAAGAAAAGCATAAAGGGTGAGTTAATTGGTAAAGCAGACAGCAATCTCTTATagggtttatattatatttactGACGCAACAAGCCCATGTGTGAGTGAAGATTGAGGTGAATCTAGAATAAAAATACTAATCCGTGTGCGCGTGCGCGACGGTTAACTGATTTGAATGAGGAACTAGAGGCGATAGCTAAGCACAATCCAACAATATTTTCTTGTTAAATGGAGTGTTACAATTGTTAGTGATATGCCGTGTACCTCACAGGTCATCTCAGATCGTGTCAAGGAAGTTGATAATTTCAGTTTTCATTCGTTATGTATGTTTAAGATAATTGATCTGATCTCAtaggaattttttttattgatcattaaagtaagttaaaaaaatatgcaCGACGGATAATTTCGGAAGTTGATAATCTTTAGtcttagagaattttttttatcagtCATCAGGGTAAATTAAGAAGCACTTGTGGTGGACAGCTCAAGAGCATCCTTTGGTTGTGATCTTCATTTACCTCATTGACTATCCTAGACATCAGGGTAAATCGAGAAGTGCACATGACGGTCAGCTCAGAAGCACAATATCCTAGTCATAGCTAGGATTCGAATCGCGGATGCCTAGATGACAATCTGAATGTCCTACCGTGGCATCATAGCCCCGAAGATAAAATGATAATtctagttagcctcattgactatctccgGGAGTGACTAGCCCGATCCCATGAAAATTTTCCATTGACCATCagaataaatcgggaagcgcatgcGATGACCAGCCAAGGAACCTAGTATCATTTGATTGCGtccctcatttggaggaaaactTCCTGTAAATATACCATAACTGAGATTCGAACTATAAATATTTGGATGACAACCTGAATATTCTACCGTGACACGATAATCCCAGGGACTCGATGGagtgttataaaaaaaaataattaaccagGCTGGGTAACGTCGAGCTTGGGGTGACCGGTCCTGTCCCACGAAAATTTTCCACCgaccatcaggataaatcgggaagcgctcataGCGGGCAGCCCAAGATCCCAACATTCTTTAGTTGCTtgtctcatttggaggaaaaattcctgcaaatttgTTGTAACTGAGACTTGAACTGTGGTCTGTGGGTGTCTGAGTGACAACCTGAATGCTTTGCCGCTGCAC
The genomic region above belongs to Zingiber officinale cultivar Zhangliang chromosome 11A, Zo_v1.1, whole genome shotgun sequence and contains:
- the LOC122032253 gene encoding glucan endo-1,3-beta-glucosidase 7-like, whose protein sequence is MEKRHLLLLIFALFHTFPSALSQSFIGVNYGQVADNLPPPSVTAALLQSTTISKLRLYGVDPAVIQSFAGTNISLVIGVANADVASLASDPAAAASWVSANVFPYVGASSISIVSVGNEALDSGDSSLASNLLPAMQNLLYALSASTAASAVKVSTVHSMTVLSQSDPPSSGAFRPEFVDTLKGILSFLRDSGAPFMINPYPYFAYASDPRPETLAFCLFQSNPGRVDGGSKLAYTNMFDAQVDAVRSAINALGFPEVEIVVAETGWPYKGDPDEVGASVDNAKAFVGNLVAHLRSLTGTPLMPGRSVDTYLFSLYDEGLKPGPTSERSFGLYRADQTMNYDAGLAKSVSTSNAAASPPQSNATSDPTLQSPTAPPVGMTTGLTQPVGWCGPGATLQSAAEGGSLQPAVQCFSAVGSRVAIRLGHLFSCVALTLLMLTQ